One Bombus pascuorum chromosome 4, iyBomPasc1.1, whole genome shotgun sequence DNA segment encodes these proteins:
- the LOC132905765 gene encoding sodium channel protein para isoform X9, translating to MSEDSDSVSEEERSLFRPFTRESLAAIEARIAEEHAKQKELEKKRAEGEGGFGRKKKKKEVRYDDEDEDEGPQPDQMLEQGAPIPVRLHNEFPPELASTPLEDIDSFYHNQRTFVVISKGKDIFRFSATDAMWILDPFNPIRRVAIYILVHPLFSLFIITTILVNCILMIMPTTPTIESTEVIFTGIYTFESAVKVMARGFILQPFTYLRDAWNWLDFVVIALAYVTMGIDLGNLAALRTFRVLRALKTVAIVPGLKTIVGAVIESVKNLRDVIILTMFSLSVFALMGLQIYMGVLTQKCIKNFPEDGSWGNLTDENWERFVSNETNWYVDEAKNMPLCGNSSGAGQCLPGYTCLQGYGENPNYGYTSFDTFGWALLSAFRLMTQDYWENLYQLVLRSAGPWHMLFFIVIIFLGSFYLVNLILAIVAMSYDELQKKAEEEEAAEEEAIREAEEAALAKENKLAAQAAAREAAAVAAVAAADQIVKSPSDFSCHSYELFVGQEKGNDDNNKERMSIRSIESVSEHRVKQINNHTATTKPRKVSAVSRAANGQFTYAYQESLRKASLSLPGSPFNLRRSSRGSHQFTIRNGRGRFVGPPGGDRKPLVLSTFLDAQEHLPYADDSNAVTPMSEENGTIVVPVYYANLGSRHSSYTSHASRLSYTSHGDLIGGIANAGKPMTKESQLRIRSVRPPSVNGHFTDSNQKYHYEGDLEDPMGKAKQQDNPFIEPSQQHAVVDMKDVMVLNDIIEQAAGRQSRTPEQGVSTYYFPTDDDEEGPKFKDKLLAAVLRCIDIFCVWDCCWLWLEFQKYVSLVVFDPFVELFITLCIVVNTLFMALDHHDMDKDMEKVLKTGNYFFTATFGIEATLKLIAMSPKYYFQEGWNIFDFIIVALSLLELGLEGVQGLSVLRSFRLLRVFKLAKSWPTLNLLISIMGRTVGALGNLTFVLCIIIFIFAVMGMQLFGKNYTDNVDRFPDGDLPRWNFTDFMHSFMIVFRVLCGEWIESMWDCMLVGDVSCIPFFLATVVIGNLVVLNLFLALLLSNFGSSNLSAPTADNDTNKIAEAIDRIARFIKWIKRNVLYLAKMMRAKLTNQISDQAPDGIDRDGDLDLADGELDAYRDKKSAKEINQLEVAIGDGMEFTIHGDLKNKLKKGKLCMNNSKVIANSINHRDYRLDNDYINQNEDDTISNKSYGSHKNRAFKDESHKGSMDSLDGEEKKDASKEDLEQEEDLGEEGEEGEGVLGDAIIQADEDPIESDYPADCCPENCYKKFPFLAGDDDAPFWQGWANLRLKTFQLIENKYFETAVILMILLSSMALALEDVHLQQRPILQDILYYMDRIFTVIFFLEMLIKWLALGFKKYFTNAWCWLDFIIVMLSLINLGAIWAGAADIPAFRSMRTLRALRPLRAVSRWEGMRVVVNALVQAIPSIFNVLLVCLIFWLIFAIMGVQLFAGKYFKCVDANKTTLSHEIIPDRNACLAENYTWENSPMNFDHVGKAYLCLFQVATFKGWIQIMNDAIDSRELNKQPIRETNIYMYFYFVFFIIFGSFFTLNLFIGVIIDNFNEQKKKAGGSLEMFMTEDQKKYYNAMKKMGSKKPLKAIPRPRWRPQAIVFEIVTDKKFDMIIMLFIGLNMLTMTLDHYQQTQTFSDVLDYLNMIFIVIFTSECLMKIFALRYHYFKEPWNLFDFVVVILSILGLVLSDIIEKYFVSPTLLRVVRVAKVGRVLRLVKGAKGIRTLLFALAMSLPALFNICLLLFLVMFIFAIFGMSFFMHVKDKSGLDDVYNFKTFGQSMILLFQMSTSAGWDGVLDGIINEEDCQEPNNEIGYPGNCGSSTIGIAYLLSYLVISFLIVINMYIAVILENYSQATEDVQEGLTDDDYDMYYEIWQQFDPDGTQYIRYDQLSDFLDVLEPPLQIHKPNKYKIVSMDIPICKGDMMFCVDILDALTKDFFARKGNPIEESAEIEVQTRPGEAGYEPVSSTLWRQREEYCARLIQNAWRKHKQQRLGGPSEESDDADTDPRVRQTAVLVESDGFVTKNGHRVVIHSRSPSVTSRTADV from the exons GTTCGGTATgacgacgaggacgaggacgaggGTCCTCAGCCGGATCAGATGCTCGAGCAAGGAGCACCGATTCCGGTCCGACTGCACAACGAATTTCCACCCGAGTTGGCCTCCACACCTCTCGAGGATATCGATAGCTTCTATCATAACCAAAGg ACCTTCGTCGTCATCAGCAAGGGAAAGGACATATTCAGGTTCTCAGCGACAGATGCGATGTGGATCCTCGACCCGTTCAACCCAATACGACGTGTGGCCATTTACATATTGGTTCACCCACTGTTCTCCCTCTTCATTATCACTACAATATTGGTTAACTGCATACTCATGATCATGCCCACTACGCCCACCATCGAGTCTACGGA AGTGATATTTACGGGCATCTACACATTTGAGTCCGCCGTTAAGGTGATGGCGAGGGGTTTCATTCTGCAGCCTTTTACCTATCTTAGAGATGCATGGAATTGGCTCGACTTCGTAGTTATAGCTTTAGC TTATGTGACGATGGGCATAGATCTAGGCAACCTTGCCGCTCTCAGGACATTTCGAGTCCTCCGAGCCTTGAAGACTGTCGCTATTGTACCAG GTCTGAAAACCATTGTCGGCGCTGTGATAGAATCCGTGAAGAACCTGCGCGATGTGATAATCCTGACGATGTTCTCTCTTTCCGTCTTTGCGCTGATGGGCCTCCAGATTTACATGGGGGTGCTCACGCAAAAGTGTATAAAGAACTTTCCCGAGGACGGCTCCTGGGGCAATCTCACCGATGAAAACTGGGAGCGATTCGTTAGCAATGAAA cTAATTGGTACGTGGACGAGGCGAAAAACATGCCTTTGTGTGGAAATTCATCTGGAGCAGG GCAGTGCCTTCCTGGCTACACGTGTTTACAAGGATACGGTGAAAATCCGAATTATGGTTACACGAGTTTCGACACCTTTGGCTGGGCTCTACTCTCCGCTTTTCGTTTGATGACGCAAGATTATTGGGAAAATCTGTATCAACTGGTGCTTAGATCGGCCGGTCCATGGCATATGTTGTTCTTTATCGTGATCATTTTCCTCGGCTCCTTTTATCTGGTTAACTTAATCCTCGCTATTGTCGCGATGTCTTATGACGAGTTGCAAAAGAAAGCTGAAGAAGAGGAAGCTGCTGAGGAAGAAGCCATAAGA GAAGCCGAGGAAGCAGCTCTAGCGAAAGAGAATAAGCTGGCGGCGCAGGCGGCGGCTCGGGAGGCGGCAGCCGTTGCGGCGGTGGCCGCCGCCGATCAGATCGTCAAATCACCGTCAGACTTCTCATGTCATAGCTATGAACTGTTTGTTGGTCAGGAAAAAGGGAACGACGATAACAACAAGGAGAGGATGAGCATACGTTCGATCGAGTCAGTCAGCGAGCATAGAGTGAAACAGATCAACAATCACACGGCCACCACTAAACCACGAAAAGTCAGCGCT GTCTCTCGCGCCGCTAATGGCCAGTTTACTTATGCCTACCAGGAAAGCCTGCGGAAG GCGAGTCTTAGTCTGCCTGGTTCACCGTTCAATCTCCGTCGAAGCAGCCGCGGTAGCCATCAGTTCACGATCAGAAATGGCCGGGGCCGTTTCGTCGGACCGCCAGGAGGCGACCGGAAGCCGTTGGTCCTGTCGACGTTCCTCGACGCCCAGGAACACCTGCCATACGCGGACGACTCGAACGCGGTCACGCCAATGTCCGAGGAGAATGGCACGATCGTCGTGCCTGTCTACTACGCGAATCTTGGGTCCAGGCACTCGTCGTACACGTCGCACGCATCACGGCTTTCGTACACGTCCCATGGTGATTTGATCGGTGGAATAGCAAACGCGGGGAAACCGATGACGAAGGAGAGCCAGCTGAGAATCAGATCTGTCAGGCCACCATCCGTGAATGGCCATTTCACGGATTCTAATCAGAAGTACCATTAC GAGGGTGATCTAGAAGATCCTATGGGCAAGGCAAAGCAACAAGACAATCCGTTTATAGAGCCTTCGCAACAACATGCCGTAGTTGATATGAaag ACGTGATGGTGCTGAACGATATCATAGAACAGGCCGCGGGTCGACAGAGCAGAACACCGGAGCAAGGAG TTTCGACCTATTACTTTCCGACAGACGACGATGAAGAAGGGCCAAAGTTTAAGGACAAATTGTTGGCCGCGGTGCTACGTTGCATCGATATCTTCTGCGTGTGGGATTGTTGCTGGTTGTGGCTTGAGTTTCAAAAATACGTGTCTCTTGTGGTGTTCGATCCATTCGTAGAGTTGTTCATCACCCTTTGTATCGTCGTCAATACATTGTTCATGGCGCTCGATCATCACGATATGGACAAGGATATGGAAAAAGTGCTCAAGACAGGAAACTAC ttCTTCACGGCAACATTCGGTATCGAGGCAACGCTGAAACTGATAGCAATGAGTCcgaaatattactttcaagaAGGATGGAATATTTTCGACTTCATTATCGTCGCTCTTTCGCTTCTGGAATTGGGATTAGAAGGTGTCCAAGGTCTCTCCGTATTGCGATCGTTCAGATTG TTAAGAGTGTTCAAACTGGCGAAGTCGTGGCCTACGTTGAATCTGCTAATTTCCATCATGGGCAGAACAGTAGGAGCGCTGGGTAACCTGACGTTCGTGTTATGTATCATCATCTTCATTTTCGCCGTGATGGGTATGCAATTGTTTGGGAAGAACTATACGGACAACGTCGATCGGTTCCCCGATGGAGATCTACCGAGATGGAATTTCACCGATTTTATGCATTCGTTCATGATCGTGTTTCGCGTACTCTGTGGAGAGTGGATCGAGTCTATGTGGGATTGTATGCTTGTGGGCGACGTCTCTTGCATACCATTCTTTCTGGCTACTGTTGTCATCGGTAATCTGGTT GTGCTGAATCTCTTCTTGGCTTTGTTGCTGAGCAACTTCGGTTCGTCGAATCTATCGGCGCCGACCGCGGACAACGATACGAACAAGATCGCGGAGGCGATCGATCGAATAGCACGATTTATTAAGTGGATCAAGCGAAATGTCCTTTATCTTGCTAAAATGATGCGAGCCAAACTCACCAATCAGATATCCGATCAGGCGCCAG ATGGAATTGATCGCGATGGGGACCTAGATCTTGCAGATGGAGAGCTGGATGCGTATAGAGATAAAAAGAGTGCCAAGGAGATAAACCAACTCGAAGTTGCTATCGGAGATGGAATGGAATTTACCATCCATG gAGATCTAAAGAATAAATTGAAGAAGGGTAAACTGTGCATGAACAACAGCAAAGTTATAGCAAATTCGATAAACCATCGTGACTACAGGCTGGACAACGATTATATTAATCAGAACGAGGATGATACCATCAg TAATAAATCATATGGCAGCCACAAGAATAGAGCGTTCAAGGACGAAAGTCATAAGGGAAGTATGGACTCGTTGGATGgtgaagaaaagaaggatGCGAGTAAAGAAGACCTGGAACAAGAAGAAG ATCTTGGAGAAGAGGGAGAGGAGGGAGAAGGCGTCCTAGGAGATGCAATTATCCAAGCAGACGAAGATCCCATCGAATCCGACTATCCGGCTGACTGTTGTCCAGAAAATTGTTACAAGAAATTCCCGTTCTTAGCTGGTGACGATGACGCTCCATTTTGGCAAGGTTGGGCCAACTTGAGACTGAAGACCTTCCAACTAATTGAGAACAAGTATTTTGAGACTGCCGTCATTTTGATGATCCTTTTGAGTAGTATGGCTCTC GCCTTGGAAGATGTGCATCTTCAACAACGACCCATTCTGCAAGATATCTTATACTACATGGACCGAATATTTACTGTGATTTTCTTCCTCGAAATGTTAATCAAATGGTTGGCTCTCGGCTTCAAAAAGTACTTCACGAACGCTTGGTGCTGGCTTGATTTCATCATTGTCATG CTCTCACTGATCAACTTGGGCGCCATCTGGGCAGGCGCCGCCGACATCCCGGCCTTCCGTTCCATGAGAACACTGAGGGCCTTGAGGCCTTTACGAGCCGTGTCACGATGGGAGGGCATGAGA GTAGTCGTCAACGCTTTGGTTCAAGCCATTCCATCCATTTTCAACGTGTTACTGGTGTGTCTTATCTTCTGGTTGATCTTCGCCATTATGGGTGTACAGCTTTTTGCCGGCAAATATTTCAAg TGCGTAGATGCCAATAAAACAACACTCAGCCACGAAATAATCCCTGACCGAAATGCCTGTTTGGCTGAGAACTATACCTGGGAGAATTCTCCGATGAATTTCGACCACGTAGGAAAGGCTTATCTGTGCTTGTTCCAAGTGGCCACGTTTAAAGGATGGATTCAGATCATGAATGACGCGATAGATTCTAGGGAG CTCAACAAACAACCAATTCGTGAAACAAACATCTACatgtatttctattttgtATTCTTCATTATATTCGGATCGTTTTTTACCCTTAATCTATTCATTGGTGTGATCATCGATAACTTCAACGAGCAGAAGAAAAAGGCGGGTGGTTCCCTCGAGATGTTCATGACGGAAGACcagaagaaatattacaacGCTATGAAAAAGATGGGTAGCAAGAAACCATTGAAAGCCATTCCACGTCCAAGA TGGAGGCCGCAGGCGATAGTGTTTGAAATAGTGACGGACAAAAAGTTCGATATGATAATCATGTTGTTCATCGGACTGAATATGCTTACGATGACGTTGGACCACTATCAACAAACTCAGACTTTCAGCGATGTTCTGGACTATCTAAACATGATATTCATTGTGATATTCACCAGCGAGTGTCTCATGAAGATCTTCGCTCTGCGTTACCACTATTTCAAGGAGCCATGGAACCTCTTTGattttgttgttgttatattgtcaatattag GTCTGGTTCTCAGCGATattattgagaaatatttcgtatcgCCGACCTTGCTCCGTGTAGTAAGGGTGGCAAAAGTCGGTCGTGTGCTTCGACTCGTAAAAGGTGCTAAGGGTATTCGAACTCTTCTCTTCGCCCTGGCGATGTCGTTACCAGCTCTCTTCAATATTTGCCTATTACTGTTTTTGGTGATGTTTATCTTCGCGATTTTTGGAATGTCATTCTTCATGCACGTGAAAGACAAGAGCGGACTGGATGATGTATACAATTTCAAAACGTTCGGCCAGTCGATGATATTGCTATTCCAG ATGTCAACGTCTGCCGGTTGGGATGGCGTCCTCGACGGTATAATAAACGAGGAGGACTGCCAGGAACCGAACAACGAGATAGGATATCCGGGCAACTGTGGTTCGTCCACGATCGGCATCGCCTATCTTCTCTCGTACCTGGTGATCAGCTTCTTGATCGTGATAAACATGTACATCGCCGTGATCTTGGAGAATTACTCCCAAGCTACCGAGGATGTGCAGGAGGGTCTGACGGATGACGACTACGACATGTACTACGAGATCTGGCAACAGTTCGACCCAGATGGAACGCAGTACATCAGATACGATCAGCTGTCCGATTTCTTGGACGTGCTGGAGCCGCCGTTACAGATACACAAGCCAAACAAGTATAAGATCGTATCTATGGACATCCCGATATGCAAGGGAGATATGATGTTCTGCGTAGACATTCTGGATGCTCTCACGAAAGACTTCTTCGCGCGCAAGGGTAATCCGATCGAGGAGTCGGCAGAGATCGAGGTTCAGACGCGTCCAGGTGAGGCTGGTTACGAACCAGTTTCCTCGACTCTGTGGCGTCAGCGTGAGGAGTATTGCGCGCGTCTGATTCAGAACGCCTGGAGAAAGCACAAGCAACAACGTCTAGGCGGACCAAGCGAAGAAAGCGACGACGCTGACACCGATCCACGGGTCAGACAGACCGCGGTCTTGGTCGAGAGTGACGGTTTCGTGACGAAAAATGGCCACAGAGTCGTCATACATAGCCGATCGCCGAGCGTAACCTCGAGAACCGCGGACGTCTGA